A single Desulfovibrio piger DNA region contains:
- the hemW gene encoding radical SAM family heme chaperone HemW, with the protein MLVYIHVPFCRSRCRYCAFHSLPLGPASPDASPLVAAYRDHLLRELDLWAARLGRRPVESVFFGGGTPSLLPPDFQAAVLERIDRHFHLAAGAEISMEANPESLLARRAVEGYLAAGINRISMGVQSMDDRFLSLLGRPHRRADVLRAVEHLRAAGCRNLGLDLMWGLPGQDAAHWLDTLEDALALEPEHVSAYALTLEEGTPLERDWSAGRLALPQDDEQERMYLQGIRLLAAHGLEQYEISNYARPGFFSRHNRGYWTGADYLGLGPAATSTLEGRRWTDTPDQARWQADIDAGRPDHEAETITPRIRLEERLMLSLRTCAGFGLAEYASLSGRDFLADHGGWCRELAAAGLARLDGDRLALTPRGLLVSNAVVADLFGRLDELGL; encoded by the coding sequence TGCCGTTGGGCCCGGCCTCGCCCGATGCCTCGCCCCTGGTGGCGGCCTACCGGGATCACCTGCTGCGCGAGCTGGACCTTTGGGCCGCGCGTCTGGGCAGGCGGCCGGTGGAGAGCGTCTTTTTCGGCGGCGGTACGCCCAGCCTGCTGCCGCCCGATTTCCAGGCCGCCGTGCTGGAGCGCATCGACCGGCATTTCCATCTGGCTGCCGGGGCCGAGATCAGCATGGAGGCCAACCCCGAATCCCTGCTGGCCCGCCGGGCCGTGGAGGGCTATCTGGCCGCGGGCATCAACCGCATCTCCATGGGCGTGCAGAGCATGGACGACCGTTTCCTTTCCCTGCTGGGGCGGCCGCACCGGCGCGCCGACGTGCTGCGGGCCGTGGAGCATCTGCGGGCCGCGGGCTGCCGCAATCTGGGGCTGGATCTCATGTGGGGCCTGCCGGGACAGGATGCGGCCCACTGGCTGGACACGCTGGAAGACGCCCTTGCCCTGGAGCCGGAGCATGTCTCGGCCTATGCCCTGACGCTGGAAGAGGGCACGCCGCTGGAACGCGACTGGAGCGCCGGGCGCCTTGCCCTGCCCCAAGACGACGAGCAGGAACGCATGTATCTGCAAGGCATCCGCCTGCTGGCCGCGCACGGCCTGGAACAGTACGAGATCTCCAACTACGCCCGTCCCGGTTTTTTCAGCCGTCACAACAGGGGCTACTGGACGGGCGCCGACTATCTGGGCCTGGGCCCGGCGGCCACGTCCACCCTGGAGGGCCGCCGCTGGACCGATACGCCCGATCAGGCCCGCTGGCAGGCCGATATCGACGCCGGACGTCCCGATCATGAGGCCGAGACAATCACGCCGCGCATCCGGCTGGAGGAGCGGCTCATGCTTTCCCTGCGTACCTGCGCGGGCTTCGGGCTGGCGGAGTATGCGTCCCTCAGCGGCCGGGATTTTCTGGCCGACCACGGCGGCTGGTGCCGCGAGCTGGCCGCCGCCGGGCTGGCCCGCCTGGACGGGGACAGGCTGGCGCTCACGCCGCGGGGGCTGCTGGTCTCCAATGCCGTGGTGGCCGACCTGTTCGGACGCCTGGACGAGCTGGGGCTGTAA